From the Glandiceps talaboti chromosome 12, keGlaTala1.1, whole genome shotgun sequence genome, one window contains:
- the LOC144442980 gene encoding acyl-coenzyme A diphosphatase NUDT19-like, with protein MAKAPGSKPWKDAATVIIAARSPNQHLHGRAKEINYNLLMLKRHSKSSFFPDRYVYPGGALDNADLSTEWLQLFKQAGTPDALKALQDIDGKRPPIFATERATGTPNEVAFRICAIREAFEEAGLLLVKPNQSTVYEDVAKWSDIRRCVKQIGRDKLREWRKRVHDDASQFINLCRLLQCVPNVWALSEWSNWLTPVHERKRYDTAFYLCCLDQIPGPEMTPDNTEVVKSEWLNPYRAIELNKSGKIALAPPQSYETLRILNFNQITDLCRFNRERGKMGMLRYLPQIVAAKDGIISSLPGDSLHDEDQDPYGGGSMPTIDYTIDECLQRCQHHHRNLVRRSESGSIISTDFACNIQQPYGHVSPVDWNVLSMTKAKL; from the exons ATGGCAAAGGCTCCTGGATCTAAACCCTGGAAAGATGCTGCAACGGTAATTATAGCTGCGAGGTCTCCAAACCAGCATTTACACGGACGCGCCAAAGAGATAAACTACAACTTGCTTATGTTGAAAAGACATAGCAAAAGCAGTTTCTTCCCAGACAGGTACGTATATCCGGGTGGTGCCCTCGACAATGCCGACCTTTCCACGGAATGGTTACAGCTTTTCAAACAAGCTGGAACACCTGATGCCCTGAAAGCCCTCCAAGACATCGATGGCAAACGACCCCCGATATTTGCCACCGAAAGAGCCACTGGGACTCCAAACGAGGTGGCTTTCAGAATTTGTGCAATACGAGAGGCGTTTGAAGAGGCTGGCCTTCTTCTAGTCAAACCAAATCAATCAACCGTGTATGAAGACGTCGCAAAGTGGAGTGACATAAGGCGCTGTGTTAAACAGATTGGTCGAGATAAATTGAGAGAGTGGAGAAAGCGTGTCCATGACGACGCATCTCAGTTTATTAATTTGTGTCGTCTGCTACAGTGTGTTCCAAATGTTTGGGCCTTGTCTGAGTGGAGCAATTGGTTAACTCCAGTACATGAACGTAAGAGGTACGACACAGCTTTCTATCTATGTTGTCTGGACCAGATACCAGGACCAGAGATGACACCAGACAATACAGAGGTTGTCAAATCAGAG TGGTTGAACCCATACAGAGCAATCGAACTGAACAAGTCTGGTAAGATAGCTTTGGCACCACCCCAATCATATGAAACACTTCGTATTCTGAACTTCAATCAGATCACCGATCTGTGTCGATTTAATCGAGAAAGAGGCAAGATGGGTATGCTGAGATATTTACCTCAAATTGTAGCAGCAAAGGATGGCATCATCAGTTCGCTACCAG GTGACAGTTTACATGACGAAGACCAAGACCCATATGGTGGTGGTAGTATGCCAACCATAGATTATACAATTGACGAGTGCCTTCAAAGATGTCAACATCATCACCGTAATTTAGTAAGACGTTCTGAATCTGGTTCCATAATATCAACTGATTTCGCCTGCAATATCCAACAACCATACGGCCATGTATCACCAGTGGATTGGAATGTGTTGTCTATGACAAAAGCCAAATTATAA